TCAACGTGTGTCACCCCTGTGGAGAGAAAGGTAGGGGATGGGGTGAGGGAATGGGGTAGCACTTGGTCTGCACCCAGGAGCAATGGCTGGCCTATTCTTGCAGTGCCAGCTCAGCGGGCTGTGGAGGAACGAACAGGACTCACTGATGGAGATTTCGGCACTGGCGGATGATGGAGGCTTCCAAGGCGAGTACCTCACCCAAGTGACCCTTGCTGGTGGCTGTACACGCATCTCTCCCCTGAggggagcccagcagcagcccagtgAGGTGGCATGGCCCACCTTTGCCTTCACCGTATGGTGGGACACATTCTCCAGTAAGTGCCAGGGCACTAGAGCCGGGAAGTCTTCTTGGGAGTGCTTTGGGGCACCCCAGTGAAGGAAGGCTGTGAGTGGGTGTCATCTCTCTCCCATCCTGCCACAACCCCCAGATGCCACCACTGCCTTTGCTGGGCAGTGCTTCGTGGA
Above is a window of Meleagris gallopavo isolate NT-WF06-2002-E0010 breed Aviagen turkey brand Nicholas breeding stock unplaced genomic scaffold, Turkey_5.1 ChrUn_random_7180001880760, whole genome shotgun sequence DNA encoding:
- the LOC104916281 gene encoding avidin-like, whose protein sequence is CVTPVERKCQLSGLWRNEQDSLMEISALADDGGFQGEYLTQVTLAGGCTRISPLRGAQQQPSEVAWPTFAFTVWWDTFSNATTAFAGQCFVDASGREMLSTMWLLREAVGS